TGGCCGTCGGCTTGGCGCCGAACAGCGCGTCGAGGTTCGACTTGCGGCTCATGACCGGCCCCAGGCGCGGCGGATCAGACCCTCGATCTCGCCGTTGACGGCCTCGAGCGATTCGAGCGCCCGGTCGTAGGTCGAGCGGGTCACGCTCTCGCGGCCGATCTCGTAGAGGGTCTGCTTCGACAGGCCGGCATCGGACACGGCAGAGGATTTGAGCATCGGCGCAGTCAGCACCGCATCCTCGAACAGGGTGCGCAGCATGCCGACGATGCGGGTCTGGGGCGCATCCTGCTGCTCGTAGCGGGTCACCAGATAGCGCAGCCAGTCGTATTGCAGGCGCCCGCCGGATTCGGCCACCACGCCGAGCAGGTCCTCGGTCATCGCCAGGAACTGGCTCATCGAGGCGACGTCGAGCATCTGCGGATGCACGGTGATGAGCAGCGAGGTCGCGGCGCAGAGTGCCGAGAGGGTCAGGTAGCCGAGTTGCGGCGGGCAATCGATCACGACGATGTCGTAGGACGAGGCCACCGAGTCGATGGCGTGGGCGACCCGATCGAAGAACAGCGGCTCGCCGGCCCGGCGGCGGGTGAGCGCCCGCGGCGTCTCGTGCTCGAACTCCATCAGTTCGAGATTGGCCGGCACCAGGTCGAGGCCGGTGAAGTAGGTCGGGCGCACCACGTCGCGAAGCGGCCTGGAGTCGTCGTACCGGATCGCGCCGTAGAGCGTCTCGTCGGCCCCGACATCGAGTTCCGGCTGCACGCCCAGCAGCGCCGAGAGGCTGGCCTGCGGGTCGAGGTCGATGGCGAGCACCCGGTAGCCGCGCAGCACCAGGGACTGGGCGAGGTGGGCGGTGGTGGTGGTCTTGCCCGACCCGCCCTTGAAGTTCGCCACCGCCACCACCTGCAGGTGTTCGGAGCCCGAACGCCGCGGCTGGTAGCGTCGGCCGCCCCGGGTATTCTCGTCGAGATAGGCGCGCAGGCCGTGGATGTCGGCGAGCGTGTAGGAGCGGCGGCCATTGGCCGAGACCTCCGGCTGCGGCCCGAGCCCGTCGGCGGCGAGCTGCTGGAGCCGCGACACCGTCACGCCGATGATCCGGGCGGCCTCGGTCGAGGTGAAGCGGCGCAGGCCCTTGGCGGCGGTGGGCGGGAAGAGGCCCGACGAGATCGCCTGGAGCTGCGCGCGAAGCGTCGCCGCATGGGCGCCGATCGTCGCGGCGGGTGCCACCGGGGCGGGGGGTTGCGGCGGCGTGTGCTGATTCATCCTCGCAGGCCCTGTTTGCAGAAAATTCGCCGGTTCGGCGTTCGAACTGCAATTGGCCTGTTTTTACCCCGATTCGCAATCGCCGCCGCGCCGCCCCGCAAGCCCGGCGCAAGCTCCCGACGCCAGGGGGCCGGGAAGGAGAGGGGGCTTTCCGGCTCCGAGCCCCTCCACCCGGAGCGGGGCAGCCCCTCCGGACGGCATAGGACCTACCTCGAAGTGAGGCGGCCACGACCGCTTCATCGCGCCTTCGCCCGGCGCTAGGGTCCGGATCGGCGCCGAGACCCATCGACCAAGCTCAACCCGAAGCGGCAGGCCGCCAGAGGGTGGCACCCCAAGAGCGCGCGACGCGCACCAGGCTTAGTCCTCTCGGTGAAATCCGTAAGCTTGACGGAATTCCATCTCAAGGGCGCTCCGGCGGTTTGCCGGCCGTTAAGCTGTTCAGAGTTTAGTGTCCCGCATCCACTCGGATCGACCGGGTCGCCCCGCAGTGGAACAGAAAATTCCCTAAAATAGACATGTGAAAATTTACCAAGAAGTGGCCCGGAGATTGCAATCTCATCTGCCGAATGGGATGCTCGTCTCACACAGGAAGGTGGTGCCTCATGGTCGAAATCTCTGACATCCGCGACGTGCTGAAGTCGCTGGAATCGCTGAAGGCCGTCGTCGATGGGCTGTCGGACGACGACGACCTGTTCGAGAAGGGACTGGATTCCTTCGGTTCGGTGCAGCTGATGCTGGCCCTCGAGGAGCGATTCGACATCGAGTTCCCCGATTCGGCGCTCGGCCGGCGCTCGTTCTCGACCATCCGCATCATCCGGGACACCGTCTCGGGCCTGGCCCAGCAGGAGGCCGCATGAACATGCACGTCGAGGTCGCGGCGGCTCTGCCCGCCGCGACGCCGGCCCCGGCGGGCGACCTCGACGCGCGGGCCAAGCGCGTCGCGGAACAAGCCGCCCGCCACGCCGACGCCGTCGACCGCGAGGGCCGCTTCCCGGCCGAGGCGGTCGCCGCGCTCAAGGCCGAGCGCCTCTTCGGCATCCAGGTCCCGCGCTCCCTGGGCGGGGAGGGGGCCTCGATGAGCGAGATCGCCGAGCTTTGCGCGGTTCTCGGGCGCGCCTGCTCGGCCGCCGCGATGGTATTCGCGATGCACCACATCAAGCTCGCGAGCCTCGTCACCCACGGCCTCGACAGCGCCTGGCACTGCACGCTGATGGAGCGGATCGCCGCCGAACAGATGCTGATCGCCTCCTCGACCACCGAGGCCGGCATCGGGGGCGATCTGCGCAACAGCCTCTGCGCCGTCGAGGTGGAGGGCGACACCTTCCGCCTGACCAAGGAGGCGAGCGTCATCTCCTACGGCGCGCAGGCCGACCTGATCCTCGCCACCGCCCGCCGCCACAAGGAGGCCGCGACCTCCGACCAGGTGCTGGTGGCGCTGCTCGCCGACCAGATCACGCTCGAGCGCACCAGCGTGTGGGACACGCTCGGCATGCGCGGCACCTGCAGCGACGGCTTCCTGCTCAAGGCCGAGGGCCTGCCCGTGGCCCAGGTGCTCCAGAAACCCTTCGCGGAGATCGCCGCGCAATCGATGCTCGCCGCCTCGCACCTGCTCTGGGGCAGCGTGTGGTTCGGCATCAGCAGCTACGCGGTCGACCGTGCCCGCGCCTTCGTGCAGGCCGAGGCGCGCAAGAAGCCGGGCCAGGTGCCTCCAGGCGCCCTGCGCCTGGCGGAAGCCGCCAACGAACTCCAGGCGATGAAGAGCACGGTCGTCGCCGGGCTCGCCCGCTACGAGGCCGCCAAGGGCGACCCCGATGCGTTGAGCGCGATCGGCTTCTCGATCATGCTCAACAACGTCAAGACCACCGTCTCGGTCCAGGCCGTCGACATCGTGCAGCGGGCGCTCAGCGTCGTCGGCATCATGGGCTACAAGAACGGCACCCCGTTCAGCCTCGGCCGGCAGCTGCGCGACGTCCTCTCGGCGCCGCTGATGATCAACAACGATCGCATCCTCTCCAACACCGCCAACCTCCTGCTGGTGCAGAAGGGCAGCGGCAAGCTCCTGAGCGCGTGATGGACCAGAGCCTCTCCCCCTCCGATCTCCTGCCCGCCTTCGACGATGCCGAGGCGCCCGCGCCGCGCTCGTTCCTCGACCGCCTGTTCGATCGCGGCCTCCTGATCCGCACCGGGGTCGACGGTCTCTACGGCCGCTCCGGCGCCTTCGAGAGCGTGGTCGAAGCCCTCGACCGGCTGGTCTCGCGCATCGGCGGCGCCGACGGCGCCGAAACCTTACGCTTCCCGCCCGGCATGGCCCGCTCCAGCTTCGAGCGCAGCGGCTACCTCAAGGGCTTCCCGCACCTCGCCGGCACGGTGCACAGCTTCTGCGGCAACGAGGCGGACCATGCCCGGCTCCTCGCCTGCCTGGACGCCGGCGAGGACTGGACCGCCAAGCAGGCCGCCACCGACATCGTCCTGACCCCGGCCGCCTGCTACCCGCTCTATCCGGTCGCCGCCGCCCGCGGCCGGCTGCCCGAGGGTGGGCTGCTGTTCGACCTGCAATCCTACTGCTTCCGGCACGAACCCTCGCTGGAGCCGACCCGGATGCAGCTGTTCCGCATGCGCGAATACGTCCGCATGGGCACGCCGGAGCAGGTTCTGGCCTTCCGCGAACTGTGGCTGACGCGCGGCACCAAGATGATGAGCGATCTCGGCCTGCCGCTCGCCATCGACCCGGCCAACGATCCGTTCTTCGGCCGCGCCGGCAAGATGCTGGCCAACAACCAGCGCGCCCAGGCGCTGAAGTTCGAGCTGAACGTGCCGGTCAACAGCGAGGACAAGCCGACCGCCTGCCTCAGCTTCAACTACCACCAGGACCATTTCGGCACGACCTGGGGTATCGCCCAGGCCGACGGCTCCACCGCCCACACGGCCTGCGTCGGCTTCGGCCTGGAGCGGATCACGCTTGCGCTCCTGCGCCACCACGGCCTCGACCTCGACGCCTGGCCGGCGGAGGTCCGCGCCCAGCTGTTCGGCTGAAGCCGCGATGTCGGCCGCCCTCGCTCACGCCATCGCGCCGCGGACGGAGACGTCCGCGGCCCCGATTCTTCCCCGTCCCGTGCACACGCCGCACGCGCTCCACGCCCCCGACCGGACCTGGCCGGAGACGAATTGCTACGTCGATCTCTGGATCGAGCTCCTGCACCTGCGGGGTCTTAGCCCCGAGGCGATGCTGGGCTTCACCCTGCGGCAGGATTTCGAGGGCGACCAGTTCACCTTCTTCAAGCCGAAGGCCGCCGACATCGAGGCGCTCTACGGCCTGGAGATCCTGGAACTGGCGCTCTACGAGGATCTGGAGAGCCACAGCCTGGTCCAGGCGGCGCGGGGATTCCCGGTGCTGGTCGAGGTCGATGCCTTCTTCCTCCCCGACACCGCCGGCACCACCTATGGCCGCGAGGCCTCGAAGACCACGATCGCGATCCTGGCCCTCGATCCGGCGCGGCGCGTCCTCGACTACGTCCACAATGCCGGGCGCTTCACGCTCGAAGGCGCCGATTACGACGGGATCTTCGCGAAGGGGCGGCT
This sequence is a window from Methylobacterium sp. SyP6R. Protein-coding genes within it:
- the repA gene encoding plasmid partitioning protein RepA — encoded protein: MNQHTPPQPPAPVAPAATIGAHAATLRAQLQAISSGLFPPTAAKGLRRFTSTEAARIIGVTVSRLQQLAADGLGPQPEVSANGRRSYTLADIHGLRAYLDENTRGGRRYQPRRSGSEHLQVVAVANFKGGSGKTTTTAHLAQSLVLRGYRVLAIDLDPQASLSALLGVQPELDVGADETLYGAIRYDDSRPLRDVVRPTYFTGLDLVPANLELMEFEHETPRALTRRRAGEPLFFDRVAHAIDSVASSYDIVVIDCPPQLGYLTLSALCAATSLLITVHPQMLDVASMSQFLAMTEDLLGVVAESGGRLQYDWLRYLVTRYEQQDAPQTRIVGMLRTLFEDAVLTAPMLKSSAVSDAGLSKQTLYEIGRESVTRSTYDRALESLEAVNGEIEGLIRRAWGRS
- a CDS encoding acyl-CoA dehydrogenase family protein, producing MHVEVAAALPAATPAPAGDLDARAKRVAEQAARHADAVDREGRFPAEAVAALKAERLFGIQVPRSLGGEGASMSEIAELCAVLGRACSAAAMVFAMHHIKLASLVTHGLDSAWHCTLMERIAAEQMLIASSTTEAGIGGDLRNSLCAVEVEGDTFRLTKEASVISYGAQADLILATARRHKEAATSDQVLVALLADQITLERTSVWDTLGMRGTCSDGFLLKAEGLPVAQVLQKPFAEIAAQSMLAASHLLWGSVWFGISSYAVDRARAFVQAEARKKPGQVPPGALRLAEAANELQAMKSTVVAGLARYEAAKGDPDALSAIGFSIMLNNVKTTVSVQAVDIVQRALSVVGIMGYKNGTPFSLGRQLRDVLSAPLMINNDRILSNTANLLLVQKGSGKLLSA
- a CDS encoding amino acid--[acyl-carrier-protein] ligase, encoding MDQSLSPSDLLPAFDDAEAPAPRSFLDRLFDRGLLIRTGVDGLYGRSGAFESVVEALDRLVSRIGGADGAETLRFPPGMARSSFERSGYLKGFPHLAGTVHSFCGNEADHARLLACLDAGEDWTAKQAATDIVLTPAACYPLYPVAAARGRLPEGGLLFDLQSYCFRHEPSLEPTRMQLFRMREYVRMGTPEQVLAFRELWLTRGTKMMSDLGLPLAIDPANDPFFGRAGKMLANNQRAQALKFELNVPVNSEDKPTACLSFNYHQDHFGTTWGIAQADGSTAHTACVGFGLERITLALLRHHGLDLDAWPAEVRAQLFG
- a CDS encoding acyl carrier protein; the encoded protein is MVEISDIRDVLKSLESLKAVVDGLSDDDDLFEKGLDSFGSVQLMLALEERFDIEFPDSALGRRSFSTIRIIRDTVSGLAQQEAA
- a CDS encoding DUF1839 family protein, producing MHTPHALHAPDRTWPETNCYVDLWIELLHLRGLSPEAMLGFTLRQDFEGDQFTFFKPKAADIEALYGLEILELALYEDLESHSLVQAARGFPVLVEVDAFFLPDTAGTTYGREASKTTIAILALDPARRVLDYVHNAGRFTLEGADYDGIFAKGRLLPYAEFVKPCGLPLSPAELPGAALALLRRHRAHAPAANPVTAFRACLAGKADSFVQRPLTAFHAYAFNTTRQLGANFELLGSHLAWLTAAGAGSLSEAAEAATRLAQEAKAFQFQLARAFARGKLAGLPERLSAAEATYAAVFAALDRALPAE